The following are encoded in a window of Dioscorea cayenensis subsp. rotundata cultivar TDr96_F1 chromosome 16, TDr96_F1_v2_PseudoChromosome.rev07_lg8_w22 25.fasta, whole genome shotgun sequence genomic DNA:
- the LOC120278514 gene encoding preprotein translocase subunit SECY, chloroplastic, protein MVPIRVRLVLSRRRHEDLTTPSRGASPAGSPAPIKISPLRPHTKRAPAEIARPDPELGLKCSQQTDGSIFDPLGLNSEEFHGCKSSWKNVLNFFSQIFENTPGARKERASNRGVAAAIEDSSIDISDFFKGPLPGKFLKLLGYLALSRLGIYIPLGGVNREAFVGNLDQNSLLSTLDSFSGGGIGRLGICSLGIVPFINAQIVFQLLTQIYPKLQELQKREGEAGRKKVLQYTRYASVGFAIVQAIGQVVYLRPYVNDFSTEWLLSSVTLLTLGSVFTTFIGERISDLKLGNGTSLLIFTSIISYLPASFGRTATQAFQDGNYIGLASIVFSFFLLVLGIVYVQEAERKIPLNYASRYMSRSGGLQKSAYLPFKVNSSGVMPIIFSTSSLALPGTMARFTGVAALKKAAFALNPGGALYLPTNILLIAFFNYYYTFLQLDPDDVSEQLKRQGASIPLVRPGKSTAAFLKTVLSRISVLGSAFLAVLAAGPAIIEQTTHLTAFRGFAGTSVLILVGCATDTARKVQAEIISQKYKNIEFYDINNDNP, encoded by the exons atggttccgatTCGAGTTCGACTCGTCTTATCCAGGCGTCGCCatgaagacctcaccactccgagcCGAGGAGCGTCACCAGCCGGATCGCCagcgccgataaagatttctcctttaagaccccacacgaagCGGGCGCCAgccgagatcgctcgcccggatccGGAGCTCGGCCTCAA ATGTAGTCAGCAGACTGATGGCTCTATTTTTGATCCACTGGGTTTAAATTCAGAGGAATTTCATGGGTGCAAATCTTCCTGGAAAAAtgttttgaatttcttttcacAAATATTTGAGAATACGCCAGGGGCAAGAAAGGAGAGAGCTTCAAATCGAGGAGTAGCAG CTGCTATTGAGGATAGTTCTATTGACATCAGCGACTTCTTCAAAGGTCCTTTACCAGGAAAATTTCTCAAGCTCTTGGGATATTTAGCTTTATCACGACTTGGAATATATATTCCTCTGGGGGGGGTTAACCGAGAAGCTTTTGTTGGTAATTTGGATCAGAACAGTCTTCTGAGCACATTGGATTCATTTTCTGGTGGTGGCATTGGTAGACTTGGAATCTGTTCACTTGGTATTGTTCCATTTATAAATGCACAAATTGTCTTTCAGCTTCTCACCCAGATTTATCCCAAGTTACAAGAACTTCAGAAGAGAGAGGGAGAAGCAGGTAGAAAGAAGGTTCTCCAATATACACGTTATGCTTCAGTAGGATTTGCAATTGTGCAG GCCATTGGGCAAGTAGTGTACCTCCGTCCATATGTCAATGATTTTAGTACTGAGTGGTTACTGTCATCTGTGACATTGTTAACACTTGGATCGGTGTTTACCACTTTCATCGGGGAGAGGATATCTGACTTGAAACTTGGAAATGGGACATCACTTTTGATATTTACAAGTATTATATCCTACTTGCCGGCATCATTTGGCAGGACAGCTACACAGGCATTTCAGGATGGAAATTACATTGGACTAGCTTCAAttgtcttctcttttttcttattaGTTCTGGGGATTGTATATGTGCAG GAAGCTGAGAGGAAGATACCCCTTAATTATGCTTCAAGATACATGAGCAGAAGTGGTGGGCTTCAAAAATCAGCATATCTTCCTTTTAAG GTAAATAGTTCTGGGGTGATGCCCATTATATTTTCAACATCTTCATTAGCCTTACCAGGTACTATGGCCCGTTTCACTGGTGTAGCAGCTCTCAAAAAGGCTGCATTTGCTCTGAACCCAGGAG GTGCACTGTACCTTCCTACTAATATATTGCTGATAGCCTTTTTCAATTATTACTATACTTTTCTTCAATTGGATCCTGATGATGTAAGCGAGCAGTTAAAGCGCCAAGGTGCTTCAATTCCTCTTGTTCGACCTGGGAAAAGCACTGCTGCTTTTCTGAAAACA GTACTTAGCCGAATATCCGTTCTTGGCTCCGCATTCCTGGCAGTGCTGGCTGCAGGACCAGCCATAATTGAACAGACAACTCATTTGACAGCATTCCGCGGATTTGCTGGAACATCGGTTCTAATCCTTGTTGGTTGCGCAACTGATACAGCCAGGAAAGTCCAGGCTGAGATAATCTCACAGAAATACAAGAACATCGAATTTTATGATATTAACAATGACAATCCTTGA